One segment of Methanolinea sp. DNA contains the following:
- the hmgA gene encoding hydroxymethylglutaryl-CoA reductase (NADPH) encodes MDEYLERIRAGSLKLYALEQELPAADAIAVRRRYIEEVTGVSLAKVGSFSISVERVARKNCENMVGTVQVPVGVAGPLLVRGEYASGEFYLPLATTEGALVASVNRGCAAITRAGGAETRILRDGMTRAPVFSARSVAHAREVADWVAAHEDEIARAAEATTSHGKFLGATCTVVGTSVFVRMEFDTKDAMGMNMVTIASEKAAHVISEATGARLVALSGNLCVDKKPAALNVVRGRGRSVVAGVFLPDELVSSVLKTDVPSLVEVNTRKNLVGSAAAGSLGFNAHAANIVAALFIACGQDPAHVVEGSLAVTTVEPAGDGAYVAVTLPDLPVGTVGGGTGVETQAECLSLLGVAGGGDPPGTNAKKLAEIVAAGVLAGELSLLSALAAQHLARAHRTLGR; translated from the coding sequence ATGGACGAGTACCTTGAGCGCATTCGGGCGGGGTCGCTCAAGCTCTACGCGCTCGAGCAGGAGCTCCCCGCTGCCGACGCGATCGCGGTCCGGCGGCGGTACATCGAGGAGGTGACCGGGGTCTCGCTCGCGAAGGTGGGATCGTTCTCGATCTCGGTCGAGCGGGTGGCACGCAAGAACTGCGAGAACATGGTCGGGACGGTCCAGGTCCCCGTCGGCGTGGCCGGGCCCCTCCTCGTGCGGGGCGAGTACGCCTCGGGCGAGTTCTACCTCCCGCTCGCGACGACCGAGGGGGCACTCGTCGCCTCCGTGAACAGGGGGTGCGCCGCGATCACGCGGGCGGGCGGCGCCGAGACGCGGATCCTCCGGGACGGGATGACGAGGGCGCCGGTGTTTTCCGCGCGGAGCGTTGCGCACGCGCGGGAGGTCGCAGACTGGGTCGCCGCCCACGAGGACGAGATCGCCCGCGCGGCAGAGGCGACCACCTCCCACGGGAAGTTCCTCGGCGCGACGTGCACCGTGGTCGGGACGTCGGTCTTCGTCCGGATGGAGTTCGACACGAAGGACGCGATGGGCATGAACATGGTCACCATCGCGAGCGAGAAGGCCGCGCACGTCATCTCCGAGGCGACCGGTGCCCGGCTCGTCGCCCTCTCCGGGAACCTCTGCGTCGACAAGAAACCCGCCGCGCTCAACGTCGTCCGCGGGAGGGGGCGCAGCGTGGTCGCGGGGGTCTTCCTCCCGGACGAACTCGTCTCCTCGGTCCTCAAGACGGACGTTCCCTCCCTCGTCGAGGTGAACACGCGCAAGAACCTCGTCGGTTCGGCGGCCGCGGGTTCGCTCGGGTTCAACGCGCACGCGGCAAACATCGTTGCCGCGCTCTTCATCGCGTGCGGGCAGGACCCTGCCCACGTCGTCGAGGGGAGCCTCGCGGTGACGACCGTCGAGCCGGCCGGGGATGGCGCGTACGTCGCGGTCACCCTGCCGGACCTCCCCGTCGGGACTGTGGGAGGGGGCACGGGGGTCGAGACGCAGGCCGAGTGCCTCTCGCTGCTGGGCGTTGCCGGGGGCGGCGACCCGCCGGGGACGAATGCGAAGAAGCTCGCCGAGATCGTGGCGGCAGGGGTGCTCGCAGGGGAACTCTCGCTCCTCTCCGCCCTCGCCGCGCAGCACCTCGCCCGCGCGCACAGGACCCTCGGGAGGTAG